Within Pelotomaculum schinkii, the genomic segment CAGGCTGTCCTGTCAAATCCGGCGTTTGCAGCTCTAGCAAAAGAGCCACGGTATAAAAGCATAATTGAAACATTAAAAACAAATTCAAGGAGGAATTCACGTGAATAACGTATTACAAATTTTACAGCCGAACAATCCTCTATTCTATTTAGTAATTGCCTGGGCAGTTATCTGGAAAGGCATAGCCCTTTGGCATGCTGCCCGCAACAGGCAATTGGCCTGGTATATTGCGCTTTTAATAGTAAATACCATTGGGATTCTTGAAATTGTCTACCTTATTTTCTTCCGAAAAAAAGACCGGACACTGGACTAAATGATATCATATGGATTTGCTATTGAAAAAGTAAGCCAGACTGGCACCCTAAAAAATCACCTTTCTGCCAATACTATATCAAATTTTTCATGAAATAAATCTTGATCAAAAACAGAAGCATGAATTACTTTAATTCTATCCGAGTAGTTCAATAAGTTTACTTTTTCTTTTAACCATAACAAGCAAGAATTATCTAAATCAACGGCATAAATTTTACCATTGCAAATCTCAAGCAAAGCCAGTGTTGGCACACCAGTGCCACAGCCCATGTCCAATATTAACGGCTGATCGATCTTTGGAATGAAAGAAAATGCTTTGATCGTGTATTTATTTAAGTTTTTTCTGCAATTATCTTTTATTTCATAAATGCTTAGACAGTTTCATATGCTTTGGAGCGCTCGGGATGTAGGGAAGCATTGATTTTAACATTGCAAGCCCACTGTAAAGAAAGGGCATGGGTTCATCCATGTCCCCCATCAGGGCGCATATTTGGTCCAGATCTGAAAAAGCCGCATCCAGCCTTTCTTTATCGGACGGGAAAGCAGCGTAAATCATTTTTTTATCATCATTGTAACTCTCAGGAGTCCCGTCGAAATCCTCCGAAACAAACCGCACCCGTGATTTTACGAAGTCTATCTTTTCAAACACTCCGATGTCCTTCATTGCCTTGAATACCGATGCTGAAGTCTCAAAGGTTAGAGTGCCGCTCTCAAAATAATAACCCTTCCTGTAAAATCCGGCGGTATAGCCGCCAGGCATGCTGTAGGCTTCAAATATGGTTACTTTATGCCCCTTCTTTGCCAAGAGGTTGCTGGCAATCAACCCGCCGATGCCCGAGCCGATTATAATTACATTTTTCATTTCCCAACCCCCTCGTATAATTACTTCTGACCCGCAAGCTATACTAATTAAACTCCAACGCCACTTGCAAAACTCAATACCTCGGTAGCCTGCTTTGCTCCTGGTAGAAATCTTCCACCCCTATCTCCTTCATCCGCAGGTTGAATCTCAGCCACCGCTCCTGTATCTGAGTGTCTATCTTCTTGGAGCATGGGGATTCCTCACACTGGAAGCAGAAATCCACACCTTTTTCTTTGCTGCATACGCCGGCAACACACTCGATGGGGCAGAGCACGTTATCCCCCCGGCATCCACTGCAAGCAGCCTGGGTTAATGACTTCAGCACTTCTTCGAACTGGGGGTAGCCAGTGAACACCGGCTTTATGGCCTCCTTGACTCTGGCCACACGGAGGTAACCGTTTAAAAGTTCAACCAACCGGACACTCAGTTTCCGGATCTCCCCACCAGCGTAGTCGGCGCAGCGGGAGCAGCCCAGCCCGCACGGAGCAAGCCGCCTAACCGCTTCTTTATATTCCATACCCAGCCCTCCTAAAATACTTGTACTGGATTGATGCCGAAGCCATCAATTTGGGCACTTTATAAATTTTATTTTACATATAGGCACTTGCAGTACGTCAAAACCGACTACTACAAATTCATTATTATTCCTTAACACCTCATTTAAAAAGAGGTTAACCGGCAGAGCTTTCCCGTTAACTGGAATAGAATTTATCTGCACTGATTCTGCTTTTTGGATAATGGCTTGTTTCGAAACCCAGTTTCCCATGCTTTGAGGGGTTGTATTTACCCACTGTCTTACTCTGGGCAGCAGTTCCATAACGTCAATAACCCATGTTTCCTGGGGGTAATCAATACATACAACACCCTTTGTGAAATCGTTGTAATCCGGATCTGACAGATAATAACGAAGGGAGTTGAGATTAGGAAAACTCTTCAGCGCAGCCAAGTCGCTTTCCTTAAATTCTTTCACTTCATGCGAACCCAAATCAGTGATGTTTTGCTCTGGAGTTCCCCATAATAACCTTTGTTGCTCCTGTGATAACGCTCCAACAACATCTAATAGAGACATTGCGCTGCCTGTGCCGTCTAAGGTCGCATCTTTTGCACCGGGATAATAACTAAATGCGCCTTGTTCCTCAAGATAGCAAGCCTCATATTTATTCTTTACAATATTCTCCATAAACGTCCTGGCTGCGT encodes:
- a CDS encoding DUF5652 family protein gives rise to the protein MNNVLQILQPNNPLFYLVIAWAVIWKGIALWHAARNRQLAWYIALLIVNTIGILEIVYLIFFRKKDRTLD
- a CDS encoding class I SAM-dependent methyltransferase, producing the protein MYEIKDNCRKNLNKYTIKAFSFIPKIDQPLILDMGCGTGVPTLALLEICNGKIYAVDLDNSCLLWLKEKVNLLNYSDRIKVIHASVFDQDLFHEKFDIVLAER
- a CDS encoding NAD(P)-binding protein, whose protein sequence is MKNVIIIGSGIGGLIASNLLAKKGHKVTIFEAYSMPGGYTAGFYRKGYYFESGTLTFETSASVFKAMKDIGVFEKIDFVKSRVRFVSEDFDGTPESYNDDKKMIYAAFPSDKERLDAAFSDLDQICALMGDMDEPMPFLYSGLAMLKSMLPYIPSAPKHMKLSKHL
- a CDS encoding DUF3795 domain-containing protein, whose translation is MEYKEAVRRLAPCGLGCSRCADYAGGEIRKLSVRLVELLNGYLRVARVKEAIKPVFTGYPQFEEVLKSLTQAACSGCRGDNVLCPIECVAGVCSKEKGVDFCFQCEESPCSKKIDTQIQERWLRFNLRMKEIGVEDFYQEQSRLPRY